In one Neobacillus sp. WH10 genomic region, the following are encoded:
- the ald gene encoding alanine dehydrogenase: MFIGVPKEIKNNENRVALTPAGVVSLLNAGHAVLVEKDAGIGSGFTNDDYAKAGAEILESAEHVWAKSEMIMKVKEPLSSEYQYFRPGLILFTYLHLAAEPSLAKALKENGVIAIAYETVAVNRTLPLLTPMSEVAGRMAAQIGAQFLQKNNGGQGILLAGVPGVNRGKVTIIGGGIVGTNAAKMAIGLGADVTIIDLSADRLRQLDDIFGNQIKTLMSNPFNISEAVAEADLLIGAVLIPGAKAPKLVSEEMVKSMKPGSVIVDVAIDQGGIVETSDHVTTHDNPIFVKHGVVHYSVANMPGAVPRTSTIALTNVTVPYALQIANKGVFKAISENAALKLGVNVANGEITYEAVAKDLGYDYVTVENALEKELSSL, encoded by the coding sequence ATGTTTATTGGAGTACCTAAAGAAATTAAAAACAATGAAAATCGTGTAGCACTTACGCCGGCAGGTGTCGTTTCATTACTGAATGCTGGTCATGCTGTATTAGTGGAAAAAGACGCCGGAATTGGAAGCGGTTTCACAAATGATGATTATGCAAAAGCTGGTGCTGAGATTCTTGAAAGCGCTGAACATGTCTGGGCTAAATCAGAAATGATTATGAAAGTTAAAGAACCACTATCAAGTGAATATCAATACTTCCGTCCAGGATTAATTTTATTTACTTATTTACACCTTGCGGCAGAGCCTTCATTAGCAAAAGCACTTAAAGAGAATGGTGTTATCGCGATCGCTTATGAAACAGTTGCGGTAAATAGAACTCTTCCACTTCTAACACCAATGAGTGAAGTTGCCGGCCGTATGGCTGCCCAAATTGGGGCACAATTCTTGCAAAAAAATAACGGGGGCCAAGGAATTCTGCTTGCAGGCGTACCGGGTGTAAATCGCGGCAAGGTCACGATTATCGGCGGCGGTATTGTTGGTACCAACGCTGCTAAAATGGCAATTGGTTTAGGTGCTGATGTAACCATTATCGATTTAAGCGCTGACCGTTTGCGCCAGCTGGATGACATTTTCGGAAATCAGATCAAAACATTAATGTCTAATCCATTTAACATCTCGGAAGCAGTTGCAGAAGCCGATCTTCTTATTGGTGCTGTATTAATTCCAGGTGCTAAGGCTCCTAAACTTGTTTCAGAAGAAATGGTTAAATCAATGAAGCCAGGTTCAGTTATTGTCGATGTTGCGATTGACCAAGGTGGAATTGTTGAAACCTCTGATCATGTAACAACACATGACAACCCTATATTTGTAAAACATGGTGTTGTCCACTATTCTGTTGCAAATATGCCTGGTGCTGTTCCAAGAACTTCGACCATCGCCCTAACAAACGTTACGGTACCATACGCATTGCAAATCGCAAATAAAGGGGTTTTCAAAGCCATTTCTGAAAATGCTGCTTTAAAACTTGGTGTGAATGTTGCCAATGGAGAAATCACTTACGAAGCGGTAGCAAAAGATCTTGGTTATGATTATGTAACAGTAGAAAATGCATTAGAAAAAGAACTTTCCTCCCTATAA
- a CDS encoding helix-turn-helix domain-containing protein yields the protein MNARQHDPFKTAFESLDEFADLISQVLKCPITIEDANHRLLAYSTHDERTDPARVSTIIGRRVPEKVINQLWKEGTIPTLLRTRDPIRVKNMNDIGLNNRVAISIWKQDEVLGFIWAIEIDKRLTDEDFDLLKKAADAAKNKLLQLQTRKNKKEEHSQEFFWKLLTGHLKGEKEITEKFQSMQITPAPSFAVVVFQFRQNITSKEEQSISYLLKTNQRLKIMLNTIDCNQLILLVSATNIDKPFHELDHFVQTFIWKMDDRYGIKEITPVYSSIYMDYQLIGKAFGEALAVLSIKEKFPMETMDIYNYQKLGIYQLFELILEKRRNEDYENYSLKRLHQYDKKHNSNLVETLEVFLNLDNNINDAAKELNVHANTLNYRLKRITEIGDVNFKDPNQKMILYLDLKLEKYNGI from the coding sequence TTGAATGCTAGACAACATGACCCCTTTAAAACTGCTTTTGAAAGTTTAGATGAGTTCGCCGACCTCATTAGCCAAGTTTTGAAGTGCCCAATTACAATAGAGGATGCAAACCATCGCCTTCTTGCTTACAGTACGCATGATGAACGCACCGATCCTGCAAGAGTTTCTACAATTATTGGCAGAAGAGTACCGGAAAAGGTTATCAATCAATTATGGAAAGAAGGAACAATTCCAACACTACTTAGGACCCGGGACCCTATTCGCGTGAAAAATATGAATGATATTGGACTTAATAATAGAGTGGCGATCTCTATTTGGAAGCAAGACGAGGTTTTAGGGTTTATATGGGCGATAGAAATTGATAAAAGATTAACAGATGAAGATTTTGATTTACTAAAAAAAGCGGCAGATGCAGCAAAGAATAAACTTCTGCAGCTGCAAACGAGAAAAAATAAAAAAGAAGAGCATTCACAAGAATTCTTCTGGAAACTATTAACTGGCCATCTAAAGGGTGAAAAGGAAATCACCGAAAAATTCCAATCAATGCAAATCACGCCCGCCCCATCCTTTGCCGTTGTCGTATTTCAATTTCGGCAAAATATCACAAGCAAAGAGGAGCAGTCAATATCCTATCTGTTAAAAACAAACCAACGTTTGAAAATTATGCTTAATACAATTGACTGCAATCAACTTATTCTATTAGTATCCGCAACCAATATCGATAAACCTTTTCATGAGCTTGACCATTTTGTCCAGACATTTATTTGGAAGATGGATGATCGATACGGAATTAAGGAAATCACTCCTGTATATAGCAGTATTTATATGGATTATCAATTAATCGGCAAAGCTTTTGGAGAAGCATTGGCGGTTTTGTCGATTAAAGAAAAATTCCCAATGGAGACAATGGACATTTATAATTATCAGAAGCTAGGAATTTACCAGCTTTTTGAACTTATTCTAGAAAAAAGACGAAATGAGGACTATGAAAATTACTCTTTAAAACGTCTCCATCAGTATGACAAAAAGCATAACAGTAATCTTGTCGAAACATTAGAGGTGTTTTTAAATCTAGATAACAATATTAATGATGCAGCCAAAGAATTAAATGTCCATGCCAACACACTTAATTATCGGTTAAAGCGAATCACTGAAATTGGAGATGTTAATTTCAAAGATCCAAACCAAAAAATGATCCTTTACCTTGATTTGAAACTCGAAAAATATAATGGGATTTGA